Proteins encoded together in one Actinomycetota bacterium window:
- the nifJ gene encoding pyruvate:ferredoxin (flavodoxin) oxidoreductase, with translation MRKMETMDGNTAASYVAYAFTEVAAIYPITPSSTMAEVVDEWSANGKLNIFGQRVNVTELQSEAGAAGAVHGSLSAGALTTTFTASQGLLLMIPNMYKIAGELLPGVFHVSARALATHALSIFGDHSDVMAVRQTGCALFATGSVQEIIDLGAVAHLAAIKSRIPFVHFFDGFRTSSEVQKVEIIDYKDYAKMLDMDALNAFRNRSMNPERPYTKGTAQNPDIFFQAKESANQFYTKVPDIVADYMSQLSKLTGRDYKPFVYYGPKDAENIIIAMGSVTEATEETVDYLNKKGEKAGLIKVHLYRPFSEKYFFDIFPKSVKRIAVLDRTKEPGSLGEPLYQDIKTLFYKKENAPLIIGGRYGLGSKDTTPGQILAVYDNLKSENPVNGFTIGITDDVTNLSLTVKEDINTVPEGTVQCKFWGLGSDGTVGANKNAIKIIGDQTDMYAQGYFEYDSKKSGGVTISHLRFGKSPIKSTYYVSHADYIACHNQAYVNQYDLLRGLRKGGTFLLNCQWSPDELDNRLPGSMKRYLAKNEIKFYTVNATDMAVEIGLGNRINMICQAAFFKLANIIPIDDAVKYLKKAIEMTYGKKGTDIVKMNYEAVDRGISSLVEIKVPSSWANAEDEKEEKTSEPEFITKMLKVINRHEGDSIPVSAFVGNEDGVFPSGSTAYEKRGIAVTVPEWQKEHCIQCNQCSYVCPHASIRPMLFTDEELKKAPEGFETLEAKGKGLEGYKYKIQVSPLDCTGCGNCVDTCPAKEKALVLKPLDSQMKEAENWDFSVSVRPKESLVSPNTLKGSQFKQPLFEFSGACAGCGETPYAKLITQLFGDRMLIANATGCSSIWGASAPSTPYCKNWDGKGPAWANSLFEDNAEYGYGAALGIKQIRTKIADLATEMIKMNIPENLKTALAEWLENRNDAEITKTTSKNLLPLLESKLSDEKADSLRKEILERKDYLNKTSVWIFGGDGWAYDIGYGGLDHVIASGENVNIFVFDTEVYSNTGGQSSKSTPIGAVAKFAASGKKIKKKDLGIIATTYGYVYVAQIAMGANKNQTLKAIIEAEKYDGPSLIIAYAPCINHGIKIGMGKTQTREKQAVDSGYWHLYRFNPELKEQGKNPFILDSQEPKESFREFLMGEVRYSSLTKTFPETAEKLFDKAEKDAKEKYESYKKMAERE, from the coding sequence ATGAGGAAAATGGAAACAATGGATGGCAATACCGCCGCTTCTTATGTAGCTTATGCTTTTACGGAAGTTGCTGCCATTTACCCAATTACACCTTCATCTACAATGGCTGAAGTCGTTGACGAATGGTCTGCTAACGGAAAACTCAATATTTTTGGACAAAGAGTCAATGTAACCGAATTACAGTCAGAAGCAGGGGCTGCAGGAGCTGTTCACGGATCACTCTCTGCCGGAGCTCTTACAACAACCTTTACTGCATCTCAGGGTCTTCTTCTGATGATACCGAACATGTATAAAATAGCCGGCGAACTTCTTCCGGGCGTATTTCATGTGTCCGCAAGAGCGCTTGCCACACATGCTCTGTCAATTTTTGGCGATCATTCTGATGTAATGGCAGTACGGCAGACGGGGTGCGCATTATTTGCTACAGGCTCGGTTCAGGAGATAATAGACCTTGGAGCTGTTGCCCACCTTGCAGCAATAAAATCAAGAATTCCTTTTGTTCACTTTTTTGACGGTTTCAGGACTTCAAGCGAAGTGCAAAAAGTTGAAATCATAGATTACAAAGACTATGCAAAAATGCTTGATATGGATGCCTTAAATGCTTTCAGAAACAGATCCATGAATCCTGAAAGACCTTATACCAAAGGAACCGCACAGAATCCTGATATATTTTTCCAGGCGAAAGAATCTGCAAACCAGTTTTATACCAAAGTGCCTGATATTGTTGCAGACTATATGTCTCAGTTAAGCAAGCTTACGGGAAGAGATTATAAACCATTTGTATATTATGGTCCGAAAGATGCCGAAAATATAATTATAGCTATGGGCTCAGTGACCGAAGCAACTGAAGAAACAGTTGATTACCTGAATAAAAAAGGTGAAAAAGCAGGCCTTATAAAAGTTCATCTTTACAGACCTTTCTCAGAAAAATATTTCTTTGATATCTTCCCCAAATCAGTAAAAAGAATAGCGGTTCTTGACAGAACCAAGGAACCCGGTTCTCTGGGAGAACCTTTGTACCAGGACATAAAAACATTATTTTATAAAAAAGAAAATGCTCCCCTTATTATTGGAGGAAGATACGGACTGGGTTCAAAAGATACTACTCCCGGACAGATACTGGCAGTTTACGACAATCTCAAATCTGAAAATCCGGTTAATGGCTTTACAATCGGCATAACAGATGATGTTACAAATCTTTCCCTTACGGTTAAAGAAGATATAAATACTGTTCCTGAAGGAACTGTACAATGCAAATTCTGGGGTCTTGGCTCTGACGGCACGGTCGGTGCAAATAAAAATGCAATCAAGATAATAGGTGACCAGACTGATATGTATGCTCAGGGATATTTTGAATATGACTCCAAAAAATCAGGCGGGGTTACGATTTCTCACTTGCGATTCGGAAAAAGCCCTATCAAATCAACTTATTATGTAAGCCACGCTGATTATATTGCCTGCCATAACCAGGCTTATGTTAATCAGTACGACCTTCTAAGAGGTCTGAGGAAAGGCGGAACTTTCCTTCTGAACTGCCAGTGGAGCCCTGATGAACTTGACAACAGGCTGCCGGGCAGCATGAAAAGATATCTGGCCAAAAATGAAATTAAGTTCTATACGGTAAATGCAACAGATATGGCTGTTGAAATAGGTCTTGGAAACAGAATAAATATGATATGCCAGGCAGCATTTTTCAAACTTGCAAACATTATTCCCATAGATGATGCCGTTAAATATCTTAAAAAAGCCATTGAAATGACTTATGGTAAAAAAGGTACCGACATAGTAAAAATGAACTATGAGGCGGTAGACAGAGGAATAAGCTCACTCGTGGAAATAAAAGTTCCATCCTCATGGGCAAATGCAGAAGATGAAAAAGAAGAAAAAACAAGTGAACCGGAATTTATTACCAAAATGCTGAAGGTAATAAACAGGCACGAAGGAGACAGTATACCTGTAAGCGCTTTTGTCGGTAATGAAGACGGGGTTTTCCCTTCAGGTTCTACAGCTTATGAAAAAAGAGGAATAGCTGTGACTGTTCCTGAGTGGCAGAAAGAACATTGTATTCAGTGTAATCAGTGCTCATATGTCTGCCCCCATGCTTCAATAAGACCAATGCTTTTTACAGATGAAGAGCTTAAAAAAGCGCCTGAAGGCTTTGAGACCCTTGAGGCAAAGGGAAAAGGTCTTGAAGGCTATAAATACAAAATACAGGTTTCTCCGCTTGATTGTACCGGATGCGGCAATTGCGTGGACACATGCCCTGCCAAGGAAAAAGCGCTCGTGCTTAAACCGCTTGACAGCCAGATGAAGGAAGCTGAAAACTGGGATTTCTCTGTTTCCGTAAGGCCCAAAGAGAGCCTTGTTTCACCTAACACCCTTAAGGGAAGTCAGTTCAAACAGCCTTTATTTGAATTCTCAGGCGCCTGTGCAGGTTGCGGTGAAACACCTTATGCCAAACTGATAACCCAACTTTTCGGAGACAGGATGCTCATAGCAAATGCAACAGGATGCTCTTCAATATGGGGCGCCTCAGCACCTTCAACGCCATACTGCAAAAATTGGGACGGCAAAGGTCCCGCATGGGCAAATTCGCTCTTTGAAGATAATGCTGAATATGGCTACGGAGCAGCTCTGGGCATCAAACAGATAAGAACAAAAATTGCTGATCTTGCAACAGAAATGATAAAAATGAACATACCCGAGAATCTTAAAACAGCTCTCGCCGAATGGCTTGAAAACAGAAATGATGCAGAAATAACAAAAACTACATCCAAAAATCTGCTTCCTTTGCTTGAAAGCAAGCTTTCAGATGAAAAAGCTGATAGTTTAAGAAAAGAAATTCTTGAAAGAAAGGATTATCTTAATAAAACATCAGTATGGATATTCGGCGGAGACGGATGGGCATATGATATCGGATACGGCGGACTTGACCATGTTATAGCTTCCGGTGAAAATGTAAACATTTTTGTTTTTGATACGGAAGTTTACTCAAATACCGGCGGTCAGTCATCCAAGTCTACACCTATAGGAGCTGTTGCAAAATTTGCCGCTTCAGGAAAGAAAATAAAGAAAAAAGATCTTGGTATTATTGCTACAACTTATGGCTATGTATATGTTGCACAGATAGCAATGGGTGCAAATAAAAACCAGACATTAAAAGCGATAATCGAGGCTGAAAAATATGACGGGCCATCGCTTATTATAGCCTATGCTCCATGCATCAACCACGGAATAAAAATCGGAATGGGCAAAACCCAGACAAGAGAAAAACAAGCTGTGGATTCAGGTTACTGGCATCTTTACAGATTTAATCCTGAGCTGAAAGAACAGGGTAAAAATCCATTTATCCTTGACAGCCAGGAACCCAAAGAATCGTTCAGGGAATTTTTAATGGGTGAAGTCAGGTATTCATCTCTTACAAAAACATTCCCGGAAACAGCAGAAAAGCTGTTTGATAAAGCAGAAAAAGATGCAAAGGAAAAATACGAGAGCTATAAAAAAATGGCTGAGAGAGAATAA
- a CDS encoding aspartate kinase: MKFGGTSVSTIEKINNLADRAIKAGREGKNVVITVSAMGDTTDELIELSAKISANPSRREMDMLLSTGEQVSSSLVAMAIIAKGAKAVSLTGYQAGILTDDTFSEAKILDVGKERILGEFSKGNIVIVAGFQGITENGDITTLGRGGSDTTAVALASALDAKYCEIFSDVDGVFTADPNVIPNAKKINKLSYDEMLELASSGAKVLHLRAIEYAKNHGVIIHARSSFNNNEGTWVMGTESFNDKREQAVVSGVSYDTNQVKVSVFGIPDKPGVAAKLFSEFAQAHINVDMIVQNVSEKGKAAISLTIRNEDLDIAKKVIDKMKASLNIESVRVDTDIAKVSIVGAGMKSHPGVASKMFSCLGENNINIEMISTSPIIISCVLRKDRVKEAVELLHGCFSLDKE, encoded by the coding sequence ATGAAATTTGGAGGAACCTCTGTCAGCACAATAGAAAAAATAAATAATTTGGCAGACAGAGCCATTAAGGCAGGCAGGGAAGGAAAAAATGTTGTAATAACCGTTTCCGCCATGGGTGATACGACTGATGAACTTATCGAACTTTCGGCAAAGATTTCAGCTAACCCTTCAAGAAGAGAAATGGATATGCTTTTATCTACAGGCGAGCAGGTATCAAGCTCCCTTGTTGCAATGGCAATAATAGCAAAAGGAGCAAAGGCTGTTTCGCTTACAGGTTATCAGGCAGGCATTCTTACGGATGATACTTTTTCTGAAGCTAAAATACTTGATGTGGGAAAAGAGAGGATATTAGGGGAATTCTCAAAGGGAAATATAGTAATAGTTGCAGGTTTTCAGGGTATTACTGAAAATGGTGATATAACGACACTTGGAAGAGGCGGTTCAGACACTACGGCAGTTGCTCTTGCTAGTGCACTTGATGCAAAGTACTGTGAGATTTTTTCAGATGTTGACGGGGTATTTACTGCCGATCCCAATGTTATACCGAATGCAAAAAAAATAAATAAATTATCATATGATGAAATGTTGGAACTTGCTTCTTCAGGGGCTAAAGTGCTGCATCTGAGAGCGATTGAATATGCCAAAAATCATGGCGTAATAATTCACGCAAGATCCAGTTTTAATAATAATGAAGGGACTTGGGTTATGGGTACAGAAAGTTTTAATGATAAAAGGGAACAGGCGGTTGTTTCCGGGGTTTCATATGATACAAATCAGGTGAAGGTATCGGTATTCGGCATTCCTGACAAACCCGGTGTGGCGGCAAAGCTTTTCAGCGAATTTGCACAGGCACATATAAATGTGGATATGATAGTTCAGAATGTAAGCGAAAAAGGAAAAGCTGCTATCTCGCTTACCATCAGGAATGAAGATCTTGATATTGCAAAGAAAGTAATTGACAAGATGAAGGCTTCACTTAATATTGAATCTGTGCGGGTTGATACCGATATAGCAAAAGTTTCCATAGTAGGGGCAGGAATGAAATCACATCCCGGAGTTGCTTCCAAGATGTTTTCCTGTCTTGGCGAGAATAATATAAATATTGAGATGATTTCTACATCGCCCATAATCATTTCCTGCGTACTCAGAAAAGACAGAGTAAAAGAAGCTGTAGAACTTCTGCATGGCTGCTTTAGTCTGGATAAAGAATAG
- a CDS encoding aspartate-semialdehyde dehydrogenase, whose amino-acid sequence MKEYNIAIAGVTGAVGNVFLSILEERNMPVKDLIPLASSRSAGKRIRFKGEEFEVKELKKDSFKNTDIALFSAGASRSAEFAPHAVESGAIVIDNSSAFRMDEQVPLVVPEVNPDDVKKHKGIIANPNCSTTIMVVALKPVYDLSRIKRVVVSTYQAVSGAGSKGIVELQQQIEKIINKKDTEIVNEIFPRQIAYNVIPHIDVFLDNGYTKEEMKMTDETRKIMGDENIMITATTVRVPVLTSHSESINIETEEKLTVEECMKALKNAPGITLKDDFKNKIYPTTLDTSGRDNIFVGRVREDISCPKGICMWVVGDQLRKGAALNAIQIAELLGTYNLV is encoded by the coding sequence TTGAAAGAATACAATATAGCTATAGCCGGAGTTACGGGAGCTGTCGGCAATGTTTTTTTATCTATTCTTGAAGAAAGAAATATGCCTGTTAAAGACCTTATTCCCCTGGCTTCATCAAGATCTGCCGGAAAAAGAATAAGATTTAAAGGCGAAGAGTTTGAAGTAAAAGAATTAAAAAAAGATTCCTTTAAAAATACAGATATTGCTTTGTTTTCAGCCGGTGCCTCAAGATCCGCTGAATTTGCGCCTCATGCGGTGGAAAGCGGCGCAATAGTAATTGATAACAGCAGCGCATTCAGAATGGACGAACAGGTACCTCTGGTTGTTCCCGAAGTTAATCCGGATGATGTAAAAAAACACAAAGGGATAATAGCAAATCCAAACTGCTCAACAACAATAATGGTTGTTGCGCTAAAACCTGTTTATGATCTTTCAAGGATAAAAAGAGTGGTTGTCAGCACATATCAGGCGGTTTCCGGAGCCGGATCCAAAGGTATTGTTGAATTGCAGCAGCAGATAGAAAAAATTATAAATAAAAAAGACACGGAAATAGTAAATGAAATCTTTCCCCGGCAGATAGCTTACAATGTAATACCCCACATAGATGTTTTTCTTGATAACGGTTACACAAAAGAAGAAATGAAAATGACTGATGAAACAAGAAAAATAATGGGGGATGAAAACATTATGATAACAGCGACTACTGTAAGGGTTCCCGTACTTACATCTCATTCTGAATCCATAAATATTGAAACCGAAGAAAAACTTACTGTTGAAGAATGTATGAAGGCATTAAAAAATGCTCCGGGAATTACGCTGAAGGATGATTTCAAAAATAAAATATATCCGACAACGCTTGATACTTCCGGCAGGGACAATATTTTTGTAGGAAGAGTAAGAGAAGACATCTCATGCCCTAAAGGAATATGCATGTGGGTTGTCGGGGATCAGCTTAGAAAAGGCGCTGCTTTAAACGCAATTCAGATTGCTGAACTTCTGGGGACGTATAATCTGGTATAA